The window TAAATGGGGCAGATTTTATCTGCTATGTGACGCCTGCGGAACATCTGGGACTGCCGACCATCGAGGACGTGCATACGGGCGTTATCACGGCACGGATAGCGGCACATTCAGCTGATCTCGTGCGCGGCGTACCGGGCGCGTGGGAGTGGGATCTCGCAATGGCGAAGGCACGCAAGGCTCTGGATTGGGAGAAGCAGATGACGCTTGCAATCGACCCCGACCTTGCCCGCAGAAAACGCGGAGCGCGCAACGAGGAGGGTGCGGAGGCGTGCTCCATGTGCGGGAATTACTGTTCGGTGAAGCTCCTCGGACAGTATTTGGGAAAGCCCGGAAACGGATCTTGTTAAGGAAGCACTGATAAATTCAGCGCCGCCATCTTGACGCATCTTTTTTGCCCGCACTGTGTCGACAAATCCTCCACATAGCTTTTGCTATGCGTCCGGTTTGTCTCCTTGTTCGGACGAAAAAATCTACGCCAATCTGGCAGACTTCATTTTATCAGCGATTCCTTAGAACACTTCTCCCCCAAAGAGTACCGCGTAAGTTGTTTTGTCAGATCATAGTGCTTTCCCTCACGCTTATTTTTTCTTCTTCGGCAGTTCGCCTTCCAGTTCCACAATCATGTCGCGGAGTTCTGCGGCACGCTCGAATTCAAGCGCACGCGATGCCTGCTGCATTTCGCGCAGGAGGCTCTTGACGAGGTTCTCGCGCTCCTTCTT of the Selenomonas dianae genome contains:
- a CDS encoding secretion protein HlyD, whose protein sequence is MPDWRRFFRPNKETNRTHSKSYVEDLSTQCGQKRCVKMAALNLSVLP